The Erigeron canadensis isolate Cc75 chromosome 4, C_canadensis_v1, whole genome shotgun sequence genome window below encodes:
- the LOC122595369 gene encoding probable chlorophyll(ide) b reductase NYC1, chloroplastic, whose translation MATVAKLHMIPANFHRTTTIQPPVTQLGFCRSSVLWDPLPLFSGRRVFIQPCKSFRTEEGKDKGISKNMNKIVSINKNIRKNLLGVVKDLIFSKDNSVEKLEENLSKIALQVGRYIVTMMSTGVILLIGFNISGGDGQMNDLIWYSWVGGIIIGTMIGSNMVLDEVSRAGPRNVVITGSTRGLGKALAREFLLSGDRVVIASRSEESVDMTIKELEENLQEGIASAASSSKKNLANAKVVGTSCDVCDPTDVKKLANFAVNQLGSVDIWINNAGTNKGFRPLLEFTDEDIQQIVSTNLVGSILCTREAMRVMSNQHKAGHIFNMDGAGSGGSSTPLTAVYGSTKCGLRQLQSSLFKECRKSKVGVHTASPGMVLTDLLLSGSTIQNKQMFNIICELPETVARTLVPRMRVIKGSGKAINYLTPPRILLALVTAWLRRGRWFDDKGRALYAAEADRLRNWAESRTRFSFTDAMEMYTENTWVSVFSLSVVCAFIILSGTTGNASPGT comes from the exons ATGGCCACAGTGGCCAAACTCCACATGATTCCTGCCAACTTCCACCGCACGACCACCATCCAACCGCCGGTAACCCAACTGGGTTTCTGCCGGAGCTCAGTCTTGTGGGACCCACTGCCATTATTTTCTGGCAGAAGGGTGTTTATCCAGCCATGTAAGTCATTTAGAACAGAAGAAGGAAAAGATAAGGGAATTAGTAAAAATATGAACAAGATTGTgagtataaataaaaatataagaaaaaacttGTTGGGTGTTGTTAAAGATTTGATCTTTTCGAAAGATAATTCTGTGGAAAAGTTGGAAGAGAATTTATCCAAG ATTGCTCTTCAAGTTGGGAGATACATTGTGACCATGATGAGCACTGGAGTGATTTTGTTAATCGGATTCAATATATCAG gtgGAGATGGTCAAATGAATGATTTGATCTGGTATAGTTGGGTTGGAGGCATTATCATCGGGACCATGATTGGTTCGAACATGGTCTTAGATGAAGTTAGTCGAGCTGGTCCCAGAAACGTCGTTATAACTGGAAG TACTAGAGGGCTTGGGAAAGCTCTTGCTCGTGAATTCCTACTTTCCGGAGATCGTGTGGTTATTGCTTCAAGAAG TGAAGAATCTGTTGACATGACTATTaaagaacttgaagaaaacTTACAAGAAGGTATTGCAAGCGCAGCGAGCTCATCTAAAAAAAACCTGGCAAACGCAAAAGTTGTTGGCACCTCATGCGATGTTTGTGATCCCACCGATGTTaaaaagttggccaattttgcTGTCAACCAACTTGGTTCCGTAGACATTTGG ATAAATAATGCTGGGACTAACAAAGGTTTCAGACCATTGTTAGAGTTCACTGACGAAGATATACAGCAG ATTGTATCAACAAACTTGGTTGGGTCTATACTTTGCACACGTGAAGCAATGCGTGTCATGAGTAACCAGCATAAAGCAGGTCATATTTTTAACATGGATGGTGCTGGCTCTGGTGGATCAAGCACCCCTTTGACAGCTGT CTACGGGTCAACCAAATGTGGTCTTAGACAACTCCAGTCATCGTTATTTAAAGAGTGCAGAAAATCCAAAGTTGGAGTTCATACAGCTTCTCCAGGCATGGTTCTCACGGATTTGCTCTTGAG TGGATCAACAATTCAGAACAAGCAAATGTTTAACATAATATGTGAGCTACCCGAGACAGTTGCTAGAACATTGGTTCCACGAATGAGAGTCATAAAAGGAAGTGGAAAAGCAATTAATTACTTAACGCCTCCTAGAATTTTACTTGCTTTGGTCACTGCATGGCTGAGACGAGGACGTTGGTTTGATGACAAG GGAAGAGCATTGTATGCAGCAGAAGCAGACAGGCTAAGAAACTGGGCTGAGAGCCGAACTCGTTTTTCTTTCACAGATGCCATGGAAATGTACACAGAGAACACTTGGGTGTCAGTTTTTTCACTTTCAGTAGTTTGTGCATTCATTATCCTCTCCGGAACCACTGGAAATGCTTCACCAGGCACCTAG
- the LOC122598521 gene encoding transcription repressor OFP8-like codes for MENNFKLRISKLFQSSFNSCRTEKNISDVASSDQPFFFPENRHHRQLIDLFSPKPQPIAHSLSKPKPHLPKTKKSNEKAHFPVTGKPHSVSPVFDPPLFYQKKPKQSKKKKPHYRKTLKNHDFTSITDNYYYDCCSSDEDYEMDDETTLFSSRSFSSDSSASFYQKRAPRKKKRSVSSGCKDKKATDVIPIKGKCKLVKDSIAIVKKSSDPHEDFRVSMLEMIVERQIFGSQDLENLLQCFLSLNSEDHHGVIYEVFTEIWDTLFF; via the coding sequence atggaaaacaacTTCAAACTTCGAATTTCTAAACTATTTCAATCATCTTTCAACTCTTGCCGGACGGAAAAAAACATCTCCGACGTTGCTTCTTCCGATCAACCCTTTTTCTTCCCGGAAAACCGCCATCATCGTCAATTAATCGACCTTTTTTCACCAAAACCACAGCCCATTGCACATTCATTATCTAAACCAAAACCCCATTTGCCCAAGACAAAAAAATCTAACGAAAAAGCCCATTTTCCAGTCACCGGGAAACCACACTCTGTTTCCCCTGTTTTTGACCCACCTctgttttaccaaaaaaaaccaaaacaatccAAGAAAAAGAAACCCCATTACAGAAAAACACTCAAAAACCATGATTTCACATCAATAACAGATAATTACTACTATGATTGCTGTAGCAGTGATGAAGATTACGAAATGGACGACGAAACCACTCTGTTTTCATCTCGGTCCTTTTCGTCGGATTCTTCTGCTTCTTTTTACCAAAAAAGAGCGccaagaaagaagaaaagaagtgtTTCAAGTGGATGTAAAGATAAAAAAGCTACTGATGTGATACCAATCAAAGGGAAATGCAAATTGGTTAAAGATAGTATTGCAATTGTGAAAAAATCAAGTGACCCACATGAAGATTTTAGGGTTTCAATGTTGGAGATGATTGTTGAAAGACAAATCTTTGGATCACAAGATCTTGAGAATCTTTTGCAGTGTTTTCTGTCACTAAATTCTGAAGACCATCATGGTGTAATCTATGAGGTTTTTACTGAGATTTGGGACACTCTGTTTTTCTGA